The following coding sequences are from one Phenylobacterium glaciei window:
- a CDS encoding cytochrome P450, producing the protein MLLISDTVEVGGAKGPAHKPIYPASPVELWNPEAFTKGPPMGAFEEMRKASPIAWMSEPEDRPGFWAVTRHEDVMRVNADYETFSSQRGGILMSHQRSEMQLARASLDAMINMDAPMHMQLRREHMPYFTPAYLRGLTDRVEGEVTRLLDAMAKQGRVDLVQAMSAHLPLFTLCEILGVPVEDRPKFLTWMHFLELANSFAAERSGGGGGLESAAAEVPPEMKAFLDAFTNAIQEMFDYGRHMLHKRRLDPQADLMSAIAKAQVDGDLLADEYLDGSWLLIVFAGNDTTRNTISGSMKLLSDFPEEKAKLIARPELMPGAVNEFIRMISPVIYMRRTATRDVEVSGQQIAEGEKVIMYYGSANRDAAVFADPDRLDVTRANADKHIAFGYGPHTCIGKRVAQLQLEAVYRQMLGRFPDIQQSGPMDVAPNNFVYAIRSMPVEFTPET; encoded by the coding sequence ATGCTTCTGATCAGCGACACCGTGGAAGTGGGCGGCGCCAAGGGCCCGGCCCACAAGCCGATCTATCCCGCCAGCCCCGTGGAGCTGTGGAACCCCGAGGCCTTCACCAAGGGCCCGCCGATGGGCGCCTTCGAGGAGATGCGGAAGGCCTCGCCGATCGCCTGGATGTCCGAACCCGAGGATCGGCCGGGCTTCTGGGCCGTGACCCGGCATGAGGACGTCATGCGGGTCAACGCCGACTACGAGACCTTCTCCTCCCAGCGCGGCGGCATCCTGATGAGCCACCAGCGTTCCGAGATGCAGCTGGCCCGCGCCAGCCTCGACGCCATGATCAACATGGACGCGCCGATGCACATGCAGCTGCGCCGCGAGCACATGCCCTATTTCACGCCGGCCTATCTGCGCGGCCTCACCGATCGGGTGGAGGGCGAGGTGACCCGCCTGCTGGACGCCATGGCCAAGCAGGGCCGGGTGGATCTGGTCCAGGCCATGTCGGCCCACCTGCCGCTGTTCACGCTCTGCGAGATCCTCGGCGTGCCGGTAGAAGATCGGCCGAAGTTCCTGACCTGGATGCATTTTCTGGAATTGGCCAACTCCTTCGCCGCCGAGCGCAGCGGCGGGGGCGGTGGGCTGGAATCGGCCGCCGCCGAGGTGCCACCGGAGATGAAGGCCTTCCTCGACGCCTTCACCAACGCCATCCAGGAGATGTTCGACTACGGCCGGCACATGCTGCACAAGCGCCGCCTGGACCCGCAGGCGGACCTGATGAGCGCCATCGCCAAGGCCCAGGTAGACGGCGACCTGCTGGCCGACGAGTACCTCGACGGCTCCTGGCTGCTGATCGTGTTCGCGGGCAATGACACCACCCGCAACACCATCTCCGGCTCGATGAAGCTGCTGAGCGACTTCCCCGAGGAGAAGGCCAAGCTGATCGCCCGGCCCGAGCTGATGCCCGGCGCGGTGAATGAATTCATCCGCATGATCAGCCCGGTGATCTACATGCGCCGCACCGCCACCCGCGACGTGGAGGTGTCGGGCCAGCAGATCGCCGAGGGCGAGAAGGTGATCATGTACTACGGCTCGGCCAACCGCGACGCCGCGGTGTTCGCCGACCCCGACCGTCTGGACGTGACCCGGGCCAACGCCGACAAGCACATCGCCTTCGGCTACGGCCCCCACACCTGCATCGGCAAGCGCGTCGCCCAGCTGCAGCTCGAGGCGGTCTACCGCCAGATGCTGGGCCGCTTCCCCGACATCCAACAGTCGGGCCCGATGGACGTGGCGCCGAACAACTTCGTCTACGCGATCCGGTCCATGCCGGTGGAGTTCACGCCGGAGACATAA